A segment of the Longimicrobium sp. genome:
GCCAGCTCGTCGATCTCCTTGATTCGTCAGCGGTTCAGCGCCCCGCGCCTCCGGCGCCGCCCGGCTGGAAGATGTAGATCCGGATTCGCATCAACGTGGCAATCGTGGACATAGATTGACGAAGTGGACGGGCGAGCGCACGAGGATAGCGCCCGCCGCCCTCGCGGTCAAGAGTCTTGTCTGGAGAGGTGGATCAGGCGGGGACCGGCGGGGCGGGATGCAGCGGCTCGTGGATGATGTCGACGTGCTCCACGGGGAGCGGCTCGCCCCAGATGCGGGCTGCCACGGCGGCCACCTCGCCCGCGTCGCCGGTGGTGAGGAGGCGCAGCGAGCCGGGGCCTTCCGCCGCCAGCGCGCCCGCCTCGCGCAGGACGCTGGCGGTGCGCCGGGCGATGGCGGGGCCGCTGTCGAGGATCTGCACCCCCGGTCCCAGCGCCGCGGCGATCTGCTCGCGCACGAAGGGATAGTGGGTGCAGCCGAGCACCACGACGTCGACGCCGGCCTCGGTGAGCGGCGCGGTGTACTCCGCCATTCGCGCGCGGATGACGTCGTCGTCCAGGTGCCCGTCCTCGATCAGGTCGGCGAGGCCGGGGCAGGGCTGGGAGAGGACCTGGGAACCGTTCGCGTAGTTGTCGATCAGCCGCGCGTACCGGGCCGAGCGCAGCGTGCCGACGGTGGCCATCACCCCCACGCGGCCGCTCTTCGACTGGGCGACGGCGGGCTTCACCGCGGGCTCCAGGCCGATGACGGGGATCGCCAGGCGCTCGCGGAGGAGCTCCAGCGCGGCGCCCGAGGCGGTGTTGCAGGCCACGACCAGGACCTTCGCCCCGCGTTCCTGCAGCCAGCGGCCGGCGGCCAGGGTGCGCGCGCGGACCTCGTCGTCGCCGCGGTCGCCGTAGGGGACGTAGGCGCTGTCGGCCAGGTAGAGCAGCTCCTCGTGCGGGAGCGCGCGCCGGATCTCGCGGGCCACGCTGAGGCCCCCGATGCCGCTGTCGAAGATGCCGATGGGCGCCGCCATCAGTTGCCCACCGGAACGCTGACCTGCAGCTGCGCGCCGCCGGTGGGCGCGGGCGCCACCCCCACGTGCCGGTCGAAGTCGCGCAGGTAGGCCGAGACGAAGGCGTCGGCGCCGGAGAAGAAGAACCAGAACACCGAGAGGGTGATCCAGTCCTCGCGCTCGTTGCGGCGGGCGCGCACCAGCGGCAGGGTGCGCTCCGGATCGAGGATACCCGCCTCGTGCTGCGTGGCCTCGAGCTCCCTGGCCTCCTGCAGCTT
Coding sequences within it:
- the murI gene encoding glutamate racemase translates to MAAPIGIFDSGIGGLSVAREIRRALPHEELLYLADSAYVPYGDRGDDEVRARTLAAGRWLQERGAKVLVVACNTASGAALELLRERLAIPVIGLEPAVKPAVAQSKSGRVGVMATVGTLRSARYARLIDNYANGSQVLSQPCPGLADLIEDGHLDDDVIRARMAEYTAPLTEAGVDVVVLGCTHYPFVREQIAAALGPGVQILDSGPAIARRTASVLREAGALAAEGPGSLRLLTTGDAGEVAAVAARIWGEPLPVEHVDIIHEPLHPAPPVPA